From Nicotiana tabacum cultivar K326 chromosome 22, ASM71507v2, whole genome shotgun sequence, one genomic window encodes:
- the LOC107822536 gene encoding formin-like protein 1 produces MLSSSFFFFLLLFSATVSATNRRVLHQPFFPVDSQPPSPSPTGTTTPKYPFDSSTTPNNNNYNNNTPFFPSFPSPPPPPSPSAFASFPANISTLILPHSAKSKPLSSKLIATAIICVVAAVLVLSLAVFLHIRKRRNQAASTSDAKTQRSNSSTHFNYSNANSNNGNNSSSGNRSHIPKLQRPSQTSSEFLYLGTMVSSHGGIDGPHNPPQRRRSGNVTSVPASRKMDSPEIHPLPPLLGRNLSQNYGNNNDNNNNADVISGRTEEDEEFYSPRGSLDGRESSIGTGSVSRRAFAAVEVENFGGGSRSSSSSSYSSSSSCSGSPARSVSLSISPPVSLSPKSLMPKSPELVAIHTAPPPQYSPPPPPPPLPPRANFVPILVMGNESDSPSPPSSSSPERYSSRSIDSSPRSFNVWDQNLESPARITNQIQQIEPVSVASPPPPPPPLSISIPASVPPPPPPPPCKNWDSPKTLTPPTSKPPSKPPVLVTPLRPIALESPVLISPMDQLPSNSEPIEKNEQKIENEETPKPKLKTLHWDKVRASSDRETVWDQLKSSSFKLDEEMIETLFVVKTPTSNPKETTRRAVLPSQSQENRVLDPKKSQNISIQLRALSVTVEEVCEALLEGNADALGTELLESLLKMAPSKEEERKLKEYKDDSPFKLGPAEKFLKAVLDIPFAFKRVDAMLYISNFDSEVDYLKKSFETLEASCEELRSNRMFLKLLEAVLKTGNRMNVGTNRGDAHAFKLDTLLKLADVKGADGKTSLLHFVVQEIIRSEGARLSGGDQDQQSTISDDAKCRKLGLQVVSNLSSELINVKKAAAMDSEVLHSEVLKLSKGIGNIAEVVRSIEAVGLKDSSIEEFSESMRRFMKMAEEEIIRLQALESVAMSLVKEITEYFHGNSAREEAHPFRIFMVVRDFLMVLDRVCKEVGMINEHTIVSSAHKFPVPVNPTLQPAIGGLTAIRQHSFSDDDSSSP; encoded by the exons ATGTtatcctcctccttcttcttcttcctcctcctcttctcCGCCACCGTCTCCGCCACCAACCGCCGTGTTCTTCACCAACCCTTTTTCCCTGTAGATTCACAACCACCTTCTCCATCACCGACAGGTACTACTACTCCTAAATACCCTTTTGACTCTTCTACTACTCCTAATAACAATAACTATAACAATAATACTCCCTTTTTCCCCTCTTTCCCTTCTCCTCCTCCCCCACCTTCCCCTTCTGCTTTTGCTTCTTTCCCTGCTAATATCTCTACTCTTATCCTTCCCCATTCCGCTAAATCCAAACCCCTTTCCTCCAAACTTATCGCCACCGCTATCATCTGCGTCGTCGCTGCTGTCCTTGTCCTCTCACTCGCTGTATTCTTGCACATCCGCAAGCGAAGAAATCAAGCTGCTTCTACTAGTGATGCTAAAACCCAGAGATCTAACAGCAGCACTCACTTCAACTATTCTAATGCTAATAGTAATAATGGTAATAACAGTAGTAGTGGTAACCGCAGTCATATTCCTAAGCTACAAAGACCATCGCAGACCAGTTCGGAGTTTCTTTACTTGGGTACTATGGTCAGTTCACATGGTGGAATTGATGGGCCCCACAACCCTCCGCAACGTCGTCGTAGCGGCAACGTGACTAGTGTCCCAGCTTCGAGAAAAATGGATTCGCCGGAGATCCATCCATTGCCGCCGTTACTTGGACGGAATTTAAGTCAAAATTATGGGaataataatgacaataataataATGCAGATGTAATCTCGGGTAGAACTGAAGAGGATGAGGAGTTTTACTCTCCGAGAGGATCTTTGGACGGCAGAGAAAGTTCGATCGGTACTGGATCGGTGTCACGTAGGGCATTTGCCGCCGTTGAGGTAGAGAATTTTGGTGGTGGGTCCAGGTCCAGCTCATCTTCTTCGTACTCGTCTTCCAGTTCCTGTTCGGGTTCACCGGCTCGGTCTGTATCACTGAGCATTTCGCCGCCGGTGAGTTTGAGTCCGAAAAGCTTAATGCCTAAGTCACCGGAACTGGTCGCTATTCATACTGCTCCACCACCTCAGTATTCTCCTCCGCCTCCTCCGCCTCCGCTTCCGCCGCGAGCAAATTTTGTGCCGATATTAGTCATGGGGAATGAATCTGATTCACCATCTCCTCCTAGTTCATCATCACCGGAGAGATATTCAAGCAGAAGCATTGACTCTTCGCCCCGAAGTTTCAATGTTTGGGATCAGAATCTTGAATCTCCGGCGAGAATCACCAATCAGATACAGCAGATTGAGCCAGTTTCCGTTGCCTCACCACCACCGCCGCCACCGCCTCTTTCGATTAGTATTCCGGCTAGTGTACCGCCTCCGCCACCGCCACCACCATGTAAAAATTGGGATAGTCCAAAAACTCTAACGCCACCAACTTCGAAGCCACCATCTAAGCCTCCAGTTCTTGTAACTCCTTTAAGGCCTATAGCACTTGAAAGTCCAGTATTGATTTCTCCAATGGATCAGTTGCCTTCTAATTCGGAACCCATTGAGAAGAATGAGCAGAAAATAGAAAACGAGGAAACTCCTAAACCAAAGTTAAAGACTTTGCATTGGGATAAAGTAAGAGCAAGTTCTGATCGAGAAACGGTGTGGGATCAACTCAAATCAAGTTCATTTAA ATTGGATGAAGAGATGATAGAAACCTTGTTTGTTGTGAAGACTCCAACTTCAAATCCAAAAGAAACAACTAGACGCGCTGTTCTTCCCTCGCAGAGTCAAGAGAATAGGGTACTTGACCCAAAGAAGTCACAGAACATTTCAATTCAGCTAAGGGCACTAAGTGTAACTGTTGAGGAAGTATGCGAAGCACTTTTAGAAG GAAATGCTGATGCCCTAGGGACTGAGCTTCTTGAGAGTTTATTGAAGATGGCTCCATCGAAAGAAGAAGAACGCAAGCTGAAAGAGTATAAAGATGATTCTCCATTTAAGCTTGGGCCAGCTGAGAAGTTTCTCAAAGCAGTGCTTGATATACCTTTTGCATTCAAAAGGGTAGATGCTATGCTGTACATTTCAAATTTTGATTCTGAGGTTGACTACCTCAAAAAGTCATTTGAAACTCTAGAG GCTTCTTGTGAAGAGCTGAGAAGTAATAGAATGTTCTTAAAGCTTCTGGAAGCAGTGCTGAAGACCGGTAACCGCATGAATGTCGGGACAAATCGTGGTGATGCACATGCGTTCAAACTGGATACACTGCTAAAGCTTGCAGATGTGAAGGGAGCTGATGGGAAAACATCCCTCTTGCATTTTGTGGTACAGGAGATCATAAGAAGTGAAGGAGCTCGTCTCTCTGGTGGAGATCAAGATCAACAGTCGACCATTAGTGATGATGCTAAGTGCCGGAAGCTTGGCCTCCAAGTTGTTTCAAACCTTAGTTCAGAGCTTATAAATGTTAAGAAGGCTGCTGCGATGGATTCAGAAGTGCTTCACAGTGAGGTCTTAAAGCTTTCTAAAGGGATTGGAAACATTGCTGAAGTTGTCCGATCAATTGAAGCAGTTGGATTGAAGGACAGCAGCATAGAAGAATTTTCCGAGTCCATGAGAAGGTTTATGAAAATGGCAGAGGAGGAGATCATAAGGCTCCAAGCCCTAGAAAGTGTCGCCATGTCATTGGTGAAAGAAATAACTGAATACTTCCACGGAAATTCAGCCAGAGAAGAGGCTCACCCTTTTAGAATCTTTATGGTGGTGAGAGACTTCCTAATGGTTCTTGATCGCGTTTGCAAGGAAGTTGGGATGATAAATGAACATACAATAGTTAGTTCTGCCCACAAGTTTCCAGTTCCAGTAAATCCAACTCTACAACCAGCCATTGGCGGGTTGACTGCAATAAGGCAGCATAGTTTCTCCGACGATGACAGTTCATCCCCTTAA